In the genome of Poecilia reticulata strain Guanapo linkage group LG16, Guppy_female_1.0+MT, whole genome shotgun sequence, one region contains:
- the hivep3b gene encoding transcription factor HIVEP3 translates to MEAEPSRPANGERSGRQESQHATAESSLGSCPPQQPQQPPNPRPVHRALGRLQNRQPKRTDLLRLQQQQAAAWQHSETPGTSGASFFRATSSSSLTTMSSTQGEHSHGGASHSSHEALEVVSSPKKGEKKPQKPGKYVCSYCGRPCAKPSVLEKHIRSHTGERPYPCAPCGFSFKTKSNLYKHRKSHAHRIKVGLSSSRDEPSLSGPEGSSIGEDPEEHTEGESTESEDETGQRRKSSSKEMLRQQRKGAKERLGGSEESQRPEDSQAVKQRLALRLRKRGPMASPDDPPSSSLSTSSSSLGPGSKGSTESGYFSGSGSTDLSQVSPPSSSAKTYAEIILGKYGRLGGQQRSPHQHQLPTSHSSSSGSEDKSIPFAVPKTQVIEHITKLITINEAVVDTSEIDSVKPRRSSISRKSSMESPKFIIPKDPYTFDPKIEAAGPSGLRHPQNSEADPLSTQELSAVPLLRSHSLPSTTSQVEPLTSGTMSPRSYRLSQSFDEQQAVVAEMRGAQRMLRRQPAIEVPLGAESVLEESSPASSSSSARGAHSGKQPHHPQKSRSIFECRSCGVGFQHSEDYEGHRRVCPGPKQEGIDACSPCRENRPPLMHSKFRALAMAVRKRRKEESLEEDPPSPGTVPISGSSEGLIPVPSRPEHSQSLSGATLHNEPNQQQQRDRKGVSVIQHTSSFEKQESISMESQEPDLRENPQPQQPEPKPSPSTSRLIRQPNIQVPEIFVTLELDSDMPSVSPPVKASSSKELEKTEEFQWPQRSQTLAQLPAEKLPPKKKRLRLAEAAQSSGESSFESPSLPRSPSQESNVSSLSASFEDTTRSEPVVWGSGSQGSQMLTVPSASHQHSQSHKEMRRSASEQAPPRPQQTEQISETRSKSFDYGSLSSQQSTSSWKERRKFLLVKQATLGETEQEMVGNISHSPMPGPSHPNMPYVYPAEVSPHFCLDATGKPMQLMHSQMSSSSHDVLPLQHRGQHVFQRGALSQLLPIATSKTEALPPQVIHRGFLHSHSGSPIQTHPGQIHLPERLRIPLHHLPPLVPLPSSSRVRSSQPPYFPFPPSLGTHIPPLSSTETRPPISSMSSPLTHHSLVTISYHQQQPVITTCLAQLTPVVSLVVPVRLQTHRPTFASAMYTTLSQILASTRSQESTSCTAMIVMAQTERDKLQGSYLKVPSPSIQSLLPLSLSKELSSVSEDEYGSLGPGGSKRMLSPAASLELSTEAKRHQKRVKEEEEERQKSVEEEEDAEPKVGQEESKNIGRTLDDREKRQPNRTEGTSVKLEEVQEQLPWKYNREEKERKEKSTEKTNPKKEEVPTPEVGVEKPSLPSYPSLHTSTSVNWCYLKYVKPNPSAERDPHTSVYSTWSVSAHNPNLPGVSTKVALSLLCSKQKHSSETYTMATASAPARCEPVPESSTTPHVSEVQETPPSTLPEMKDEETHEKEDIKETREEEGPSTSKQGETSLVRIFEGGYRSNEEYVYVRGRGRGKYICGECGIRCKKPSMLKKHIRTHTDVRPYICKHCNFAFKTKGNLTKHMKSKAHGKKCQAVGVSETSLDEPESEETGSDERVLGSEEQGEHQFSDVEESDDEDDNDDEEEEDEDEEEEESTSHEDPPSSCSSDTHPSTGGRSSCARRSQQGTPDPEPGPGSEPAPRGVWPSRRAASPGRRRALFSRQGWKGSPRAFSPSSESCSPSRSLSPRLELPSTIRSLSPRTELSSSGRHISPSPERRPSPVRTHSPLRPVSPSCYRPSQVPASPSPLGALHRTPGYLPWESPGTKGGHVKPEKSGAAGERPTLSEASLFPPAFRLSTCEAYPGLQAADNIFSHLPMHSQQAKVPCLMIPIGGIQMVQARPRSHPTTPSSPTSPPLEGPSLSRFESYWGGTPRTQGLRTPGDTGWEHQAAGASHHALSTELTFSKLKLETTDSKQYGSSHSSIRPHGSATQTREGGVRGSQTGAPRLGTAAPVAYRAIGIAPERDDPTSSDDAVEGDGEEDSATTEQST, encoded by the exons ATGGAGGCTGAGCCCAGCCGTCCGGCCAACGGGGAGCGCTCTGGAAGGCAAGAGTCGCAGCATGCAACAGCTGAGTCTTCATTAGGGTCTTGTCCACCTCAGCAACCCCAGCAGCCTCCTAATCCTCGTCCTGTACATAGAGCTTTGGGGCGCTTGCAAAATCGTCAACCCAAACGTACCGACCTGCTTCGgttacagcagcagcaagcaGCAGCATGGCAGCATTCAGAAACCCCTGGTACCTCTGGAGCCAGTTTTTTCCGTGCAACTTCATCCTCATCCCTCACCACTATGTCCTCCACCCAGGGTGAGCATAGTCACGGGGGGGCTTCTCACTCCAGTCACGAGGCTCTAGAAGTTGTCAGCTCTCCCAAAAAGGGGGAGAAGAAACCTCAAAAGCCAGGGAAATATGTGTGTTCGTATTGTGGTCGTCCATGTGCCAAGCCAAGTGTTCTCGAGAAACACATACGCTCCCACACAGGAGAAAGACCCTATCCTTGTGCTCCGTGTGGCTTTTCTTTCAAGACCAAGAGCAATTTGTACAAGCACCGCAAGTCCCACGCCCATCGCATTAAAGTAGGTCTGTCCTCCAGCCGAGATGAGCCCAGTTTGAGTGGACCAGAGGGTAGCAGTATTGGAGAAGACCCCGAAGAGCACACAGAGGGAGAAAGCACTGAATCCGAAGATGAGACCGGCCAGCGCAGAAAATCTTCTTCTAAAGAGATGCTTCGACAGCAGAGGAAAGGGGCTAAAGAACGGCTTGGAGGCTCTGAGGAGAGCCAAAGGCCTGAGGATTCTCAGGCTGTCAAGCAAAGACTGGCATTGAGACTTAGGAAACGGGGCCCCATGGCTTCACCAGATgaccctccctcctcctccctctccacATCATCTTCATCGTTAGGCCCGGGTAGTAAGGGCAGCACGGAGTCTGGCTACTTTTCTGGATCAGGCAGTACCGACCTGTCCCAAGTCAGCCCACCAAGTTCCAGTGCCAAAACCTATGCAGAAATTATCCTAGGGAAGTATGGAAGACTTGGAGGACAGCAGCGCAGTCCCCACCAGCACCAGCTTCCTACTTCACATTCCTCATCATCAGGAAGCGAGGACAAAAGCATTCCCTTTGCTGTACCCAAAACTCAAGTTATTGAACACATTACCAAGCTCATTACCATTAATGAAGCAGTAGTAGACACCAGTGAAATTGACAGCGTAAAGCCTAGACGCTCCTCCATCTCCAGGAAAAGTAGTATGGAGTCACCCAAATTTATTATCCCTAAAGATCCCTACACGTTTGACCCAAAAATAGAAGCTGCAGGTCCCAGCGGTTTGAGGCACCCCCAAAACTCTGAGGCAGATCCATTGAGTACACAGGAACTTTCAGCAGTGCCTCTTCTCAGAAGCCACTCATTGCCATCAACTACAAGCCAAGTAGAGCCCCTCACTTCGGGCACCATGTCTCCAAGAAGTTACCGCCTTAGCCAGTCATTTGATGAGCAGCAAGCAGTGGTTGCAGAGATGAGAGGTGCACAGCGTATGCTCAGACGCCAGCCTGCCATAGAGGTACCCCTGGGAGCTGAGTCAGTGTTGGAGGAGAGCAGCCCTGCATCCTCATCTTCCTCAGCCAGAGGAGCTCATTCAGGCAAGCAACCACATCATCCACAAAAGAGTCGAAGCATCTTCGAATGTAGATCTTGTGGTGTTGGCTTTCAGCACAGTGAGGACTATGAGGGTCACAGAAGAGTATGTCCAGGACCAAAACAAGAGGGCATTGATGCATGTAGCCCATGCAGAGAGAATCGTCCCCCACTGATGCACTCCAAGTTCCGAGCACTGGCTATggctgtgaggaagaggaggaaagaggAGAGCCTCGAGGAGGATCCCCCCAGTCCTGGAACTGTACCCATATCAGGCAGCTCTGAAGGTCTCATTCCAGTGCCAAGCAGACCAGAGCACAGCCAGAGCCTCTCAG GTGCTACTTTACATAATGAGCCAAACCAACAGCAGCAACGGGACAGGAAGGGTGTTTCTGTCATCCAGCACACTagttcttttgaaaaacaagaaagtaTATCGATGGAAAGCCAGGAGCCAGACCTCAGAGAGAATCCGCAGCCACAACAACCTGAGCCAAAACCCTCTCCCTCCACATCCCGCCTCATCCGTCAGCCAAACATCCAAGTGCCGGAGATATTTGTTACTTTGGAGCTTGATTCCGACATGCCATCTGTTTCACCCCCAGTGAAAGCATCTTCATCTAAG GAACTCGAGAAAACAGAGGAGTTCCAGTGGCCCCAGCGGAGCCAGACTCTGGCTCAACTACCTGCAGAAAAGCTGCCACCAAAGAAGAAACGACTCCGCTTAGCAGAAGCAGCTCAGTCTTCTGGGGAGTCCAGCTTTGAGTCTCCGTCTCTTCCTCGCAGCCCTAGTCAAGAAAGCAATGTCTCAAGCCTCTCTGCTTCTTTTGAGGACACGACACGTTCAGAGCCCGTTGTCTGGGGTTCTGGCAGCCAAGGCTCCCAGATGCTGACGGTCCCATCTGCTTCTCACCAACACAGCCAAAGCCACAAGGAGATGAGGCGTTCAGCCTCAGAACAGGCCCCTCCTAGGCCCCAACAAACTGAACAGATCTCGGAAACAAGAAGTAAATCATTTGATTACGGATCTCTTTCCTCTCAGCAGTCAACGTCCTCCTGGAAAGAGAGGAGAAAGTTTCTTCTTGTAAAACAGGCCACTTTAGGTGAAACAGAGCAGGAGATGGTGGGTAACATTAGTCACAGCCCAATGCCCGGTCCTTCTCACCCCAACATGCCTTATGTCTACCCTGCTGAAGTGAGTCCCCACTTCTGTCTGGACGCCACAGGGAAGCCCATGCAGTTAATGCATTCTCAAATGTCCTCATCCTCTCATGATGTGCTCCCTTTGCAACACAGAGGACAACACGTTTTTCAAAGAGGTGCACTTTCACAACTACTCCCCATAGCTACATCTAAAACTGAGGCTCTGCCCCCCCAAGTCATTCACAGAGGCTTCTTACATTCACACTCTGGGTCTCCCATACAGACCCACCCAGGACAGATCCACTTGCCAGAACGGTTGAGAATACCACTACATCATCTCCCACCCCTAGTTCCTCTCCCTAGCTCCTCAAGGGTTAGAAGCAGTCAGCCTCCGTACTTTCCTTTTCCGCCAAGTCTTGGCACACACATTCCTCCTCTGTCCTCTACAGAGACCAGGCCTCCCATCTCCTCCATGTCATCACCTCTGACCCATCACTCTCTTGTAACCATCTCATaccaccaacaacaaccagTCATTACCACATGCCTGGCACAGCTTACGCCAGTGGTATCACTTGTAGTGCCAGTGCGCCTCCAAACTCATAGACCTACCTTTGCCAGTGCCATGTATACCACACTCTCCCAGATTCTGGCCTCCACTCGCTCACAGGAATCAACTTCTTGCACGGCTATGATCGTCATGGCCCAAACAGAACGGGACAAGCTGCAAGGATCCTATCTGAAAGTTCcatctccatccatccagagCCTTCTCCCGCTGTCCCTCTCGAAAGAGCTGTCCTCAGTGTCTGAGGACGAGTATGGTTCTCTGGGACCTGGAGGAAGCAAACGCATGCTTTCACCTGCCGCTAGTCTAGAGCTCAGCACAGAGGCTAAGCGTCACCAGAAAAGAgtaaaagaagaggaggaggagcgacAGAAGAGTgttgaagaggaagaagatgcAGAACCCAAGGTAGGCcaagaagaaagcaaaaacatagGGAGGACACTAGATGACAGAGAGAAACGGCAACCAAATCGAACAGAAGGCACAAGTGTCAAATTAGAAGAGGTGCAGGAACAACTCCCATGGAAATATaacagagaagaaaaggaaCGCAAGGAGAAATCAACGGAGAAGACGAATCCAAAAAAGGAAGAGGTGCCAACTCCAGAAGTGGGGGTTGAGAAGCCAAGCCTCCCTTCGTACCCCAGCCTGCACACTTCCACCTCAGTAAACTGGTGCTACCTGAAGTATGTCAAACCCAACCCGTCTGCTGAGAGAGACCCGCATACCTCGGTTTATTCTACATGGAGTGTCAGCGCACACAACCCCAATCTGCCAGGCGTCAGCACTAAGGTGGCTCTGTCTCTGCTGTGCTCTAAACAGAAGCACAGCTCTGAGACGTACACCATGGCCACTGCTTCAGCACCAGCCAGATGTGAACCAGTCCCTGAAAGCAGCACAACTCCACATGTTTCAGag GTACAAGAGACCCCACCCAGCACCCTGCCTGAGATGAAGGATGAGGAGACGCATGAGAAGGAGGATATCAAAGAGACGAGGGAAGAGGAAGGTCCTTCCACCTCCAAGCAAGGCGAAACTAGTTTGGTCCGAATCTTTGAAGGAGG CTACAGGTCCAATGAGGAGTACGTCTATGTGCGAGGTCGCGGTCGGGGAAAGTACATATGTGGAGAGTGTGGCATTCGCTGCAAGAAGCCCAGCATGCTGAAAAAGCATATCAGAACGCACACCGATGTCCGCCCATACATCTGTAAACACTGCAACTTTGCCTTCAAAACCAAAG GAAACCTTACCAAACACATGAAGTCAAAGGCTCATGGGAAAAAATGCCAGGCAGTGGGAGTGTCTGAGACGTCTCTGGACGAGCCAGAGAGCGAGGAAACAG GCAGTGACGAGCGCGTCCTCGGCTCAGAGGAGCAGGGGGAGCATCAGTTCTCCGACGTGGAGGAGTCTGACGATGAGGATGACAACgatgatgaggaagaggaggatgaggacgaggaggaagaggagtctACGTCCCACGAAGACCCGCCGTCCTCCTGTTCATCGGACACTCATCCGTCGACGGGAGGGCGCTCCAGCTGTGCACGGCGCTCGCAGCAGGGCACCCCCGATCCGGAGCCCGGTCCCGGTTCGGAGCCCGCCCCGAGGGGAGTCTGGCCCAGCAGACGGGCGGCCTCTCCGGGCAGGAGGAGGGCGCTGTTCTCGAGGCAAGGTTGGAAGGGCTCTCCAAGGGCCTTCTCCCCCAGCAGCGAGAGCTGCTCCCCCAGCCGCAGCCTCTCCCCCCGCCTGGAGCTGCCCTCGACGATTCGCAGCCTTTCCCCGAGGACCGAGTTATCCTCGTCTGGCAGACACATCTCGCCCTCCCCTGAGAGGAGGCCGTCTCCCGTCAGAACACATTCTCCTCTTCGTCCCGTTTCACCCAGCTGCTACCGACCGTCTCAAGTTCCAGCCTCTCCATCACCACTGGGGGCGCTGCACAGGACCCCCGGATACCTGCCCTGGGAGAGCCCAGGCACGAAGGGAGGCCATGTTAAACCG GAGAAAAGTGGCGCTGCAGGAGAAAGGCCAACATTGTCAGAAGCGAGTTTGTTCCCACCGGCTTTCCGTCTCTCCACCTGCGAGGCTTATCCCGGCCTCCAAGCAGCAGACAACATCTTTAGCCATCTGCCCATGCACTCCCAGCAAGCAAAGGTCCCCTGCCTGATGATACCCATCGGTGGGATCCAAATGGTACAGGCCAGACCGAGGTCCCACCCGACTACTCCCTCATCTCCAACGTCCCCCCCGCTGGAGGGGCCATCGCTGTCCCGATTTGAATCATACTGGGGCGGGACCCCCAGGACTCAAGGGCTAAGGACTCCTGGAGACACCGGGTGGGAGCACCAGGCAGCAGGAGCCAGCCACCACGCTCTTAGCACAGAACTTACTTTTTCCAAACTCAAGTTGGAGACCACAGACTCAAAGCAATATGGCAGCTCACACAGCTCCATCCGCCCCCACGGGTCTGCCACACAGACCAGGGAAGGTGGCGTTAGAGGCAGTCAAACTGGAGCGCCTCGCCTCGGAACAGCAGCCCCAGTAGCTTATCGTGCCATAGGAATCGCACCAGAGCGGGACGATCCGACGTCAAGCGATGATGCGGTAGAGGGAGACGGTGAAGAAGACTCGGCCACAACAGAACAGAGCACTTAG
- the LOC103478451 gene encoding endothelin-2, whose translation MPTHSSLLLLVTLWASVQDGLGLPVVKQAEPEAVEGVRTHRVRTKRCSCSELLDTECHYFCHLDIIWVNTPSKTTVYGLGGGLQRRKRSAGRCTCARLDDKTCTDFCHFRNEIRSVKKPQLDMLHILRTAANNSKREVDSGHAGGEQSSQAKRENA comes from the exons ATGCCCACTCACAGCAGCCTTCTCCTTCTGGTCACTCTGTGGGCCTCAGTTCAGGACG GTTTGGGTCTCCCGGTTGTGAAACAGGCAGAACCAGAAGCCGTCGAAGGCGTGCGGACTCACCGGGTGAGGACCAAGCGCTGCTCCTGCAGCGAGCTGCTGGACACCGAGTGCCACTACTTCTGTCACCTGGACATCATCTGGGTCAACACACCCAG TAAGACAACAGTTTATGGCCTAGGCGGAGGCTTGCAGCGGCGCAAAAGGTCCGCCGGGCGCTGCACCTGTGCCCGGCTCGACGACAAGACCTGCACCGATTTCTGCCATTTCCG TAATGAGATCCGGTCTGTGAAGAAGCCTCAGCTTGACATGCTCCACATCTTGAG AACGGCAGCCAATAACTCAAAGCGGGAAGTAGACTCAGGGCACGCAGGCGGAGAACAGTCATCGCAGGCTAAGAGGGAGAACGCGTGA